CCTCCCGGAGATCGTCGAGGCAATAAAAATCGTGACCGGTGCGCCGGGATCGGTCTAATCTTCTTCTCTTTTTACTTCTTCCAGGACCATTCTCACCGCTTCGGGGATCGCCGCCCTGACCTCCGGGCTCATCTCCTGTGAGAATGCCTCGATCTCCCCTCCCTCGATCGCCACAACAACGATCTCCGCAGAGATCCCGATCTCGCGTGCAAAGGCGATCGTCTCGGCGATCCCGAAATCATGGAGGGACATCGGGAAGAGGGAGGATGACGGCACCTCCCTGAAGATCCGCACCTCCCCCAGCGCCCCCATGCCGGTGGAGGCGTCGACGATAACGACGCGATCGCAGTCCTCCATCAGCGGTATCAGCCCGAACCCGCCAAGACCACCGTCGACGACGTCGATCCCGGGATGCTCTCCTTTGAGACGCTCCATCACCGCGAAACCGGCGCCGTCGTTGCCCATATAGGGGTTGCCGCAGGCGATGACCCTGACCTTCATACAAGAATTGGGGGTGTCTGGAGTATTATGCCTTGCCGGAGAGGGTATGCAGATAGGCTGATCGTCCTGTCAATACGATCGGGAGGGGAGGGGTGGATCGAACCCCGGATCGCATGGGTCGGGGGGTTCCACCCCCCGTTCCCCCCGGTCACTGCGATTGGGAGGGGAACGGTTCTCTGTGATATCCTGGGATGCGAGAACCTCCCTGATACAATTCTGGAGTGAAGAGGCACCGGGAATAACCTCCTGAACGCCCCCACCTCCACCGTCCACCAATCCCGCCCCTATCCCATTGACGGGGGCGGGTCCGGGAGGGGTCTCCCCTCCCGGTCAGGGGTGGATCGAACCCCGGATCGCATGGGTCGGGGGGTTCCACCCCCCATTCCCCCGGTCATTGCGATAGGGAGTGGGACGGTTCTCTGTGATATCCTGGGATGCGAAAACGTCCCTGATACAATTCTGGAGTGAAGAGGCACCGGGAATAACCTCCTGAACGCCCCCATCTCCACCGTCCACCAATCCCGCCCCTATCCCATTGATGGGGGTGGGTCCGGGAGGGGTCTCCCCTCCCGGTCAGGGGCGGATCGAACGCTGGAGTACACACGGGTCGGGGGGTTCCACCCCCCATTCCCCCGGTCATTGCGATAGGGAGTGGGACGGTTCTCTGTGATATCTCCGGATGCGAGAACCTCCCTGAGACGATTCTGGAGTGAAGACACACCCGGGGAAAAACCTCCTGAACGCCCCCACCTCTACCAGTCCACCAATCCCGCCCCTATCCCATTGACGGGGGCGGGTCCGGGAGGGGTCTCCCCTCCCGGTCAGAGGGCAGATCGAACGCTGGAGTACACACGGGTCGTGGGGTTCCGCCCCTCGTTCCTCCCCGGTCATTGCGATAGGGACCGGGACAGTTTCAGGGGCATCCTTTGATGTGGGGCCGTTCCGTCGGAGAATCAAGTAAACACCGTCCGCACTCTCCGCACGCAAAATCATCCCTCCCTCCAGAGGTTCCATGCCCCTCTCTGAAGAGTCGAGTTACAGGGTGACCCCTCTCCAGATCAGGGCCCCTGAACGAATATTCAGAAAAAAAGAAAAAAATTAGGCACC
This genomic interval from Methanofollis fontis contains the following:
- a CDS encoding hydrogenase maturation protease, with protein sequence MKVRVIACGNPYMGNDGAGFAVMERLKGEHPGIDVVDGGLGGFGLIPLMEDCDRVVIVDASTGMGALGEVRIFREVPSSSLFPMSLHDFGIAETIAFAREIGISAEIVVVAIEGGEIEAFSQEMSPEVRAAIPEAVRMVLEEVKREED